In Haliscomenobacter hydrossis DSM 1100, the DNA window ATCAAAAAGCAAAACCGCTACGGCATGCAGGTGATTGCTGGTGCCCTGGTTTTTGTGGCCATGATTCTGCTGATTTTGAGTTTTTTGACCAGCTCGGGAGGGCTGGTGACTCGGATCATTTCGATGGTGATTTTGCTGGGGGCGATCATTCCCTGGCAGGCAGCGCGGAAGATTCAAATTGAAAATATCGCCCATGAACCTAAGCTCTAATCCAAATACCATGCGACTGATTGGCTTCTTTTTATTGTTATCCATCACCAGTTTTGCCCAGTTTACCCTGCGGCAACCCGATGCCATTCCCTTGCATGGCCAATGGGCTTTTGCGCTGGATACCCGGGAGGTGGGGGAAGCACGGGGTTGGTACCAGGAGACTTTTGCCACCAATGGTTGGGATCAGGTCACGGTACCCCATTGTTTTTCGGTTGACCCACGGTATCAGTTTTATACCGGGACGGTTTGGTACCGGAAGAGTTTTCCCTGGCAACCCCAGGCGGGCAAACGCGTCTTGCTACATTTCGACGCGGCGTATTACGCTGCCACCATTTGGCTCAACAACCAAAAAGTGGGTAGCCACGAAGGTGGATATACGCCTTTCCATTTTGACGTCACTAAGCTGCTCAAGGCTGGCGACAACTTTTTGTCCATCTCTATCAACAACGACACCTGGCAAGTCGGCTCTATTCCAGGAGCCAAAGACAACGGCAATCCCAACGACCCCTTCACGGGCTGGATGAATTACGGCGGACTCAACCGCCCGGTTTATTTGACCGTCGAACCGGAAATGTACCTGGAAAACCTCAAAGTAGAGGCAATGCCTGATTTGGTCAAAGGGACGGCCCTTTTACGGGTCAAAGCCCGGGTGCGCAACGCCTCGGCGCAAAGCAGTATTGCCAAAATCAATCCACTGGTTTCGTTCGGAAACCAGCAACTCAAGTTGACTTGGAAGGCTGGTTCGGCCACCATTGCTGCTGGACAAACCGCAGTGGTAGAAGCCGAAGTCAGCCTCAAAACCACCGAAGTCAAACTTTGGAACCTCGACGATCCCAATTTGTACCAACTCAAAGTGGGTTTGGGGGCAGATACCCTGAGTAGCGCATTTGGCATCCGCAAACTGGAAGTCCAGAACGCCCAATTGCTGCTCAACGGCGTGCCGATCCGCGTGGGCGGCGGCAACCGCGTGGTGGACTATCCTGGCCAGGGGGCCCTGGAACCAGACTGGTTGGTAGAAAAAGATTTCCGTCTGATGAAAGAAGCCGGGATGGAATTTCAACGCCTGACCCATTACCCGCCCAGCGAAAGTTTTTACGATTGGGCCGACCGCTACGGCATGTTGATCATTACAGAGCCGGGTAATTGGCAACTTACGCCGCGCCATATGGACAATGACACCTTCCGCCGCAAGTTTCAACAACAATTCCGCGAGATGATGGAACGCGACTGGAATCACCCCAGCGTAATCGCCTACAGCGTGGGCAATGAATACCTGTCGGAAACACCCGCTGGTCAGCGCTGGACCAAGGACATGATTGCCTATGGCCGGAGCCTTGACGCCACCCGTTTGTACACTTTTGCCAGCATGCGCCTCAATATTTTGCCGCAAAAACCGGAAGACGAAGCCAGTCAATACTGTGATTTTGTGTGCACCAATACCTACGGCGGACACGCCAAAGCGCTGGATCACATCCACAAATTGTATCCCGACAAACCCATCCTGATCAGCGAGTGGGGCATCCGCGCCGACAATGCTGCCGGTGAAGCCGGGCAAGTGACCCACTTTGAAAATGTTATGGCGGAAATCCGCAAACGCCCCTACGTAGTGGGCGCGGCTTGGTGGACCTACAATGATTACCAA includes these proteins:
- a CDS encoding glycoside hydrolase family 2 protein; translation: MNLSSNPNTMRLIGFFLLLSITSFAQFTLRQPDAIPLHGQWAFALDTREVGEARGWYQETFATNGWDQVTVPHCFSVDPRYQFYTGTVWYRKSFPWQPQAGKRVLLHFDAAYYAATIWLNNQKVGSHEGGYTPFHFDVTKLLKAGDNFLSISINNDTWQVGSIPGAKDNGNPNDPFTGWMNYGGLNRPVYLTVEPEMYLENLKVEAMPDLVKGTALLRVKARVRNASAQSSIAKINPLVSFGNQQLKLTWKAGSATIAAGQTAVVEAEVSLKTTEVKLWNLDDPNLYQLKVGLGADTLSSAFGIRKLEVQNAQLLLNGVPIRVGGGNRVVDYPGQGALEPDWLVEKDFRLMKEAGMEFQRLTHYPPSESFYDWADRYGMLIITEPGNWQLTPRHMDNDTFRRKFQQQFREMMERDWNHPSVIAYSVGNEYLSETPAGQRWTKDMIAYGRSLDATRLYTFASMRLNILPQKPEDEASQYCDFVCTNTYGGHAKALDHIHKLYPDKPILISEWGIRADNAAGEAGQVTHFENVMAEIRKRPYVVGAAWWTYNDYQSRYVGTNPNGYRPWGLVGPDRSPRQLYAAHRREMAPLTLEKISFQAGGQGQHELIVRVSARNDFPAYPLKGYTFKTKDASVKIPDLQPGQSTEVKIPVRGFDKSLKLEIWKATGFSVLNENFELK